A genomic region of Sander vitreus isolate 19-12246 chromosome 11, sanVit1, whole genome shotgun sequence contains the following coding sequences:
- the LOC144525288 gene encoding claudin-10-like, whose amino-acid sequence MRKRMIQIFGFLVSSLGWLFVLCTIGMDFWKISPIGGQGGSFVIKVAWYSSSLWKDCYTDSTAVITCRDFPALWNLTPFIQGVRGLLICGIGLGFIGVILCFVGMDCTYIGGADNTKAKLLFAGAVCHILGGVSDFSAYCLFINRINRKAFAGSVGSGDMRYDLGNPIFLGLVGCFLILLGAVLYSVTVYRVLCPESELDYAYGGGTYMAPRSRGRTLYTGYYKPSRQNGSYMGSGPYTSSKISKLSQTTPTKISERDAFV is encoded by the exons GAAACGTATGATCCAAATATTTGGCTTCTTGGTTTCATCACTGGGATGGCTGTTTGTGCTGTGCACCATTGGAATGGACTTTTGGAAGATCTCTCCAATAGGAGGACAAGGAGGCTCATTTGTCATCAAAGTGGCCTGGTATTCATCTAGCCTGTGGAAGGATTGTTACACAGATTCCACGGCTGTCATCACCTGTAGAGACTTCCCTGCGCTCTGGAATCTCACAC CTTTTATACAGGGAGTACGAGGATTGCTGATATGCGGGATAGGTCTTGGATTCATTGGTGTAATACTTTGCTTTGTTGGGATGGACTGCACTTACATTGGTGGAGCTGATAATACCAAGGCCAAACTGCTTTTTGCCGGAGCAGTATGTCATATTCTTGGAG GTGTGTCAGATTTTTCTGCCTACTGCTTATTCATCAACAGGATTAACAGAAAAGCCTTCGCTGGCAGTGTTGGATCAGGAGACATGCG GTATGACCTAGGAAATCCCATATTTCTAGGATTGGTGGGATGTTTTTTGATCCTTTTAGGGGCTGTGTTATACAGTGTTACAGTCTACCGAGTACTTTGCCCTGAAAG TGAATTGGATTATGCCTACGGAGGAGGCACGTACATGGCCCCTCGCTCCAGAGGAAGAACCCTGTACACCGGATACTACAAACCCTCCAGGCAGAATGGATCTTATATGGGCTCAGGGCCTTACACCAGCTCCAAAATCTCAAAGCTTTCTCAGACAACACCCACGAAGATTTCAGAAAGAGATGCATTTGTGTAG